The DNA window GACCGTTCGTACGCCGACCTGGAGATGCTGGCGACGGGCGCGTACTCGCCGCTGACGGGCTTTCTGGGCGAGGCCGACTACCTGAGCGTGATCGAGCACATGCGGCTGACGGACGGCACTCCCTGGAGCATCCCGATCACCCTGCCGGTGAGCCGGGAGGAGGCGGAGGAGTACACGGGCCGCGTGGTGCTCACCCGTGGCGGCGAGGCGGTCGGATTGCTCGACGTGGAGGAGCGGTACGAGTCGCGCAAGAGCTTCGAGGCGCGGGAGGTGTACCGCACGGAAGACCCAGCGCACCCCGGCGTGGCGGCGCTGTACGCCCAGGGGGACGTGAACTTGAGCGGACCCGTGACCCTCTTTGAGGTGCCGCGCGGCGCCTTTCCCCTCCACCACCGCACGCCCGCCGAGGTGCGCGAGGTGATCGAGGCGCGCGGCTGGCGCACGTCGGTGGCCTTCCAGACGCGCAACCCGATCCACCGGGCCCACGAGTACCTGCACAAGGTCACGCTGGAACTCGTGGACGGGCTGCTGCTGCACCCGCTCGTGGGCACGACCAAGGGGGACGACGTGCCCGCCTCCACCCGCGTGCAGGCGTACGAGGTGCTGCTCGACCGCTACTACCCGCAGGCACGGACGCTGCTGAGCGTGTACCCCGCCGCCATGCGCTACGCCGGGCCGCGCGAGGCGATCTTGCACGCCCTCTCGCGCCGCAACTACGGGGTGACGCACTTCATCGTGGGGCGCGACCACGCGGGGGTGGGGAGCTACTACGGGACCTACGACGCGCAGGAGATCTTCGGGAACTTCACCCGCGAGGAACTCGGCATTCAGATTCTCAAGTTCGAGCACACCTTCTACTGCAAGACGTGCGGCCAGCTCGTCAGCCCGCGCACCTGCCCCCACGGCAGCGAGCATCACCTCGTGCTGAGCGGGACCAGGGTACGCGAAAAGCTGCGCGCGGGCGAGAAGTTGCCCCCCGAGTTCACCCGCCCCGAGGTGGCCGAGGTGCTGCGGGAGGCGTACACGAGGCAGGCGTAGGCTGCCCCTCATCGAACCGGCGCGCGCCCCTCACCGGGGGCGTGTTCACTCCGAACATCATCCTCACAGGAGGGACCATGACCCCAAGACCGACGCTGTTGGCCCTGACCCTCGCCCTCCTCACGCCGACCGCCGCCGCCCAGGGCGCGACCTCCGTGCGGCTCGGCTTTTTCCCCAACCTGACGCACGCGCCTGCCCTGGTGGGGCTGGAGCGCGGCACCTTCCAGAAGGCGCTCGGGAAGGTGAAGCTGGAGCCCAAGGAATTCGTCTCCGGAACGACCCTGACCGAAGCCTTTGCGGCGGGGCAGATCGACATCGCCTACGTGGGCCCGGGTCCGGCGATCAACGCGGCGGCGCGGGGGATGCCCCTCCAGATCATCGCGGGGGCGAGCGAGGCGGGCGCGGTCCTGATCGCGCGCAAGGACAGCGGGATCAAGACGTACAAGGACCTCGCCGGGAAGCGGGTGGCGGTGCCCAGCCTGGGCAACACGCAAGACATCAGCCTGCGGCACATCCTCAAGGAACAGGGCCTGAAGGCGCAGACGGACGGCGGCAACGTGACCGTGACCCCGGTGGCGCCCGCCGACGTGCTGGCCGCCTTTGCGGCAAACCGGGTGGACGCCACGCTGGTGCCCGAACCCTGGGGCGCGGCGCTGGAGGCGCGCGGGCACCTGCTCGTCGGCAGCGAGAAGACGGTGTGGCGCGGGGGCGCGTACCCCACCACGATTGTTATCGTCAATACGAAGTTCGCCCAGGCCAACCCGGCCCTCGTCGCGGCCTTCCTGAAGGCGCACGGGGAGGCGGTCGCCTTCCTGACGGGTAAGCCCGCCGCCGCCGCCGCTTCCGTCAACAAGGAGCTGGAGGCGCTGACCGGGCAGAAGCTCGACCTGCGCGTCCTCCAGCGGGCCATGAACCGCACCCGCTTCACGACCAACCTCGACCCGGCGGCCCTGGGCGAGTACGCGGCCCTGAACGTGGAGGCCGGGTACGCCCGGGGCACGGTGGACCTCGCCCCCTTCCTCAACCCGGGGTTGAAGCGGTGAGGCCATGACGACGACTTCCCTCGACACCCGGACCCCCCTGCGCCGCCCGTCGCGCTGGCGGATGCTCGGCTGGCAACTCCTCGGGCTGGTGTTGCTTCTCGCCCTGTGGTGGTTTGTGACCGACGTGCTGAGGCTCTACCCCCCTTACGTCTTCCCCAGCCCGCGCGCCGTGTGGACCGAGATCAGCTACGGGCTGTGGGGCAGCGGGCCGCAGGACGGCAAGCTGCTCGCGGGGATCGGCAACAGCCTGCGGCGGGTGCTGGTCGGCTACGCGAGCGCCGTCGTGCTCGGCGGCGTGGTCGGGCTGCTGATGGGGGCGTGGCGACCCCTGCGCGACACCCTCGGCGCGTACCTCACCGGCATCCAGAGCGTGCCGAGCATCGCCTTCGTGCCCTTCGCCATCCTTTTTTTCGGGCTCAACGAGCGGGCGGTGCTGTTCGTGGTCATTCTGGAGGGCTTCATCCCGGTGGCGCTCGCCGTCTCGGGCGCGCTGATGAACGTGCCCCCGGCGCTGCGGATCGCGGGGCGAACGCTGGGAGCGCGCGGGCTGGACCTCACGACGGGCGTGCTGCTGCCGAGCGCGGTGCCCAGCATCCTGACGGGGCTGAGGACCGCGTGGAGCTTCGCGTGGCGGGCGCTCGTGGGGGCGGAGCTGCTCGTCAGCGCGAGTGCGAGCCTGGGCGCGCAACTGGAGATCGGGCGCAACACGGCGAACATCGCGCTCGTGATCGCCACGATCCTGACCATCGGCGTGATCGGCGGGGTGTTCGACGCCCTGCTGCGCGTGCTCGAAACCCGGGTGCGCCGCGACTACGGGCTGGAGGTGCAACAATGACCGCCACGATGACCCCCCCCGCCGCGACGGCCAGCGCCCCCACCCAGGGGGTCAGCCTGACCCTGGACGGGGTGACCTACCGCTACGGGCGCGGACGGCCCGGCCTCGGCCCGGTGACCCTGCACGTGGCGCCCGGCGAGTTTCTGTGCGTGGTCGGCCCGTCGGGGAGCGGCAAGAGCACCCTGCTCTCGCTGCTGGCGGGCTTCCTGCGGCCCCAGGCGGGCGAGATTCGGCTGGGCGACACGCCGGTCACCGGACCCGACCCACGCCTGGCCCTGGTGCAGCAGGAACCGGCCCTCTTCCCCTGGCGGACGGTCGCGGGCAACGTCGCCTTCGGGCTGGAGCGGCGGCGCTTTCCCCGCTCGGGGCGGGCCGCCCGGGTCCAGGAGACGCTGCGCCTCGTGGGACTGGAGGGGTACGGCCCCCGCCGCGTCCACCAGCTCTCCGGCGGGCAGCGCCAGCGGGTCAGTCTGGCCCGGGCGCTCGCCGTGCAGCCGAGCCTGCTGCTCCTCGACGAGCCCTTCAGCGCCCTCGACGACCGCACCCGCACGGTCCTCGCCGACGAGTTGCTGGGCATCTGGTGGGCGAGGAAGGTCACCGTCGTCTTCGTGACGCACAACCTCGAAGAGGCGCTGGCCCTCGGGCAGCGGGTGGTGGCGCTGCGCGGCGGCGAGGTGGCGCTGGACGCCCCGGCGCGGGAACTGAGCGTGGGGCGGCTGCGGGAGATGCTCGAAGGCTAGCACTGGCCCGGCGTCCGCCTCACCCCGACCGACACAGAGGTGCGGGTGACGTGTCGAGAGGAAAGCGGCCCGTGCGTC is part of the Deinococcus planocerae genome and encodes:
- the sat gene encoding sulfate adenylyltransferase, with protein sequence MTTLPNPSPILLPAPLGGTLVHRVRRAGHDFDPAELAGLPRLELSDRSYADLEMLATGAYSPLTGFLGEADYLSVIEHMRLTDGTPWSIPITLPVSREEAEEYTGRVVLTRGGEAVGLLDVEERYESRKSFEAREVYRTEDPAHPGVAALYAQGDVNLSGPVTLFEVPRGAFPLHHRTPAEVREVIEARGWRTSVAFQTRNPIHRAHEYLHKVTLELVDGLLLHPLVGTTKGDDVPASTRVQAYEVLLDRYYPQARTLLSVYPAAMRYAGPREAILHALSRRNYGVTHFIVGRDHAGVGSYYGTYDAQEIFGNFTREELGIQILKFEHTFYCKTCGQLVSPRTCPHGSEHHLVLSGTRVREKLRAGEKLPPEFTRPEVAEVLREAYTRQA
- a CDS encoding aliphatic sulfonate ABC transporter substrate-binding protein encodes the protein MTPRPTLLALTLALLTPTAAAQGATSVRLGFFPNLTHAPALVGLERGTFQKALGKVKLEPKEFVSGTTLTEAFAAGQIDIAYVGPGPAINAAARGMPLQIIAGASEAGAVLIARKDSGIKTYKDLAGKRVAVPSLGNTQDISLRHILKEQGLKAQTDGGNVTVTPVAPADVLAAFAANRVDATLVPEPWGAALEARGHLLVGSEKTVWRGGAYPTTIVIVNTKFAQANPALVAAFLKAHGEAVAFLTGKPAAAAASVNKELEALTGQKLDLRVLQRAMNRTRFTTNLDPAALGEYAALNVEAGYARGTVDLAPFLNPGLKR
- a CDS encoding ABC transporter permease; the protein is MTTTSLDTRTPLRRPSRWRMLGWQLLGLVLLLALWWFVTDVLRLYPPYVFPSPRAVWTEISYGLWGSGPQDGKLLAGIGNSLRRVLVGYASAVVLGGVVGLLMGAWRPLRDTLGAYLTGIQSVPSIAFVPFAILFFGLNERAVLFVVILEGFIPVALAVSGALMNVPPALRIAGRTLGARGLDLTTGVLLPSAVPSILTGLRTAWSFAWRALVGAELLVSASASLGAQLEIGRNTANIALVIATILTIGVIGGVFDALLRVLETRVRRDYGLEVQQ
- a CDS encoding ABC transporter ATP-binding protein produces the protein MTATMTPPAATASAPTQGVSLTLDGVTYRYGRGRPGLGPVTLHVAPGEFLCVVGPSGSGKSTLLSLLAGFLRPQAGEIRLGDTPVTGPDPRLALVQQEPALFPWRTVAGNVAFGLERRRFPRSGRAARVQETLRLVGLEGYGPRRVHQLSGGQRQRVSLARALAVQPSLLLLDEPFSALDDRTRTVLADELLGIWWARKVTVVFVTHNLEEALALGQRVVALRGGEVALDAPARELSVGRLREMLEG